Proteins from a single region of Ensifer adhaerens:
- a CDS encoding HipA family kinase, which produces MTDHLLGDDQLEKARKGCDTCVGGGCMTTIKLATVLKGAIGFKEGNVNETFRGQVLLDDGAVRQAVIKDLDLIQLCNELLAHSLARRVGLPIPDCFLGLVRQDVLATNVAPSLSDGARLVFVSVDVKVPNVTYRWTGSDVAGRKALLDQIIKWGDLGHLYAYDAWIANIDRHPGNLLLGGKDEVWLIDHGHSFTGPNWQPPQLDPNQEYANRLSDWLTGHLSTDQKASRAQEAKNLSDGLGNVDFAEVSAASLISKLLPATHLSALEAFLEKRILKVPAHACKALGVLT; this is translated from the coding sequence ATGACCGACCATTTATTGGGAGACGACCAGCTTGAAAAAGCCCGCAAAGGTTGCGATACCTGCGTAGGGGGTGGCTGCATGACAACAATAAAGCTCGCGACCGTTCTTAAAGGGGCGATCGGTTTCAAGGAAGGTAACGTCAATGAAACCTTTCGGGGGCAAGTACTTCTTGACGATGGCGCTGTAAGGCAGGCCGTGATCAAGGACCTGGACCTCATACAGCTTTGCAACGAACTGTTGGCTCATTCGTTGGCTCGGCGGGTCGGACTGCCAATACCCGACTGCTTTCTTGGCTTGGTAAGACAGGATGTGCTGGCAACGAATGTCGCGCCTTCACTCTCAGACGGGGCGCGTCTCGTTTTTGTGAGTGTTGACGTGAAGGTTCCGAATGTTACCTACCGATGGACTGGCTCGGATGTCGCTGGACGTAAAGCGCTTCTCGATCAGATAATTAAATGGGGCGATTTAGGTCACCTATACGCATATGATGCGTGGATTGCGAACATAGATCGCCATCCTGGCAACCTTTTGTTGGGTGGCAAAGATGAAGTATGGCTTATTGATCATGGTCATAGTTTCACCGGTCCAAACTGGCAGCCTCCGCAGCTGGACCCGAATCAAGAATATGCAAACAGGCTATCTGATTGGTTGACCGGTCATCTCTCCACAGACCAGAAGGCTAGCCGTGCCCAAGAGGCTAAGAATCTCTCTGACGGACTCGGTAACGTGGATTTTGCGGAAGTTTCCGCCGCGAGCCTAATCTCAAAGCTGCTTCCGGCGACGCATCTAAGCGCGTTGGAAGCGTTCTTGGAGAAGCGCATACTAAAAGTGCCCGCGCACGCATGTAAGGCGTTGGGTGTTCTGACATGA
- a CDS encoding nucleotidyltransferase and HEPN domain-containing protein, translating to MKSSLDHVPPRKQRELARAVEILHEEFEDALKEGTADFKKRGRILKILLFGSYAKGGWVDEPFTMKGYRSDFDLLIIVNNRKLCDYAEYWNKAADRLIHDPSIETPVSFIVHSRREVNTYLKEGQYFFSDIRREGLVLYELDDEPLAEPKPLTPEERLRVARGHFGHRFLAAKEFFDWAEFSRNKHSGERASFALHQSIEQAYSCVLLTLTNYGPPSHNIKFLRSLAEEQDRRLANAFPRDEHRERAWFSTLNEAYVKARYSKHFEISEEALAWLQARTAELLKLVEAVCTEYLDRLQRYSA from the coding sequence ATGAAATCATCTCTCGATCATGTGCCACCACGCAAGCAGCGAGAGCTCGCGCGTGCCGTGGAGATCCTGCATGAGGAGTTCGAGGATGCGCTGAAGGAAGGAACAGCTGACTTTAAGAAGCGCGGCAGGATCCTAAAGATTCTGCTTTTCGGTTCCTATGCCAAGGGCGGTTGGGTTGATGAGCCCTTCACCATGAAGGGCTACCGATCCGACTTCGACCTGCTGATCATTGTCAACAACCGCAAGCTCTGCGACTACGCGGAGTATTGGAACAAAGCCGCCGACCGGCTGATCCACGACCCGTCGATCGAAACGCCTGTGAGCTTCATCGTCCATTCCAGGCGCGAGGTGAATACGTATCTCAAGGAGGGACAGTACTTCTTTTCCGATATCCGCCGGGAAGGCCTCGTCCTCTATGAGCTTGACGACGAGCCGCTGGCGGAGCCGAAGCCGCTGACGCCCGAGGAACGGTTGCGCGTGGCACGGGGGCATTTTGGTCACCGTTTCTTGGCGGCTAAAGAGTTCTTTGATTGGGCGGAATTTTCACGGAACAAGCATTCCGGGGAGCGGGCCTCATTCGCGCTGCATCAATCTATCGAGCAGGCATATTCCTGCGTGCTGCTGACGCTCACCAACTACGGCCCGCCGTCCCACAATATCAAGTTCCTCCGCTCGCTCGCGGAGGAACAGGACCGTCGCCTCGCAAATGCTTTTCCCCGCGACGAGCATCGCGAACGGGCTTGGTTCAGTACGCTGAACGAAGCCTATGTCAAAGCGCGCTATTCGAAGCATTTCGAGATCAGTGAGGAAGCCCTAGCCTGGCTTCAAGCGCGTACTGCCGAATTGCTCAAGCTGGTGGAAGCTGTTTGCACGGAATACCTTGATAGGCTGCAACGATATTCCGCATGA
- a CDS encoding glycosyltransferase family 2 protein, translating to MSQVKLSICIPTYNRAPFLEKTLGYFIELYQFSFKYEIIISDNASTDGTKEIVDRFVAKGLPIRYFRQSENFGAIPNVISAVSRAVGEYTIYLADDDVLINEGLREAIRYLDLNPEVTVCFAPWYTHDEVDERDNAPFFSVDKDTKFKKREFEPVFDFLVDRHVFPEIGIYRTSALRSAWAPRHFAYWAFSYLAHFLELGAVTFLKKPFYRQVIRSKIVRDRPQAGHAETLTGWDTYRGGLEYFIYSGAKRGAVKLTPDRRAYFDAQIRDFTMVRMSVALRMWVLKKDYVRAYELYTRLMLGGFEHHPDVQQARGALPLMVALQTVAWHTNAIAEIDRLVLHGVDDPGAIEALLRELGLRSEIAVVPSTTQLTADEVARTAVFITADSDRKHYLRNGHPPNMVVSEGDILSHVLT from the coding sequence GTGAGCCAGGTTAAGCTGAGCATCTGCATTCCCACCTATAACCGCGCGCCCTTCCTCGAAAAGACGCTCGGCTACTTCATCGAGCTCTACCAGTTCTCCTTCAAGTACGAGATCATCATTTCCGACAACGCCTCGACCGACGGCACGAAGGAGATCGTCGATCGCTTTGTCGCCAAGGGTTTGCCGATCCGCTATTTTCGCCAGTCGGAGAATTTCGGCGCAATTCCCAACGTCATCAGCGCCGTCAGCCGCGCGGTCGGCGAGTACACGATCTACCTCGCCGATGACGACGTGCTCATCAACGAGGGCTTGCGAGAGGCAATTCGCTATCTGGATCTCAACCCAGAAGTGACGGTGTGCTTTGCACCCTGGTACACCCATGACGAGGTTGACGAACGTGATAACGCGCCATTCTTCTCGGTCGACAAGGATACCAAGTTCAAGAAACGGGAATTCGAGCCGGTTTTCGATTTTCTCGTCGACCGGCATGTCTTTCCCGAGATCGGCATTTACCGGACCTCGGCGCTGCGCTCCGCCTGGGCGCCGCGGCACTTCGCCTATTGGGCCTTCTCCTACCTCGCACATTTCCTGGAACTGGGCGCCGTCACCTTCCTCAAGAAGCCATTCTATCGCCAGGTGATACGCTCCAAGATCGTCCGCGATCGTCCACAGGCCGGCCACGCCGAAACGCTGACCGGATGGGATACCTATCGCGGCGGTCTCGAGTACTTCATCTATAGCGGCGCCAAACGCGGTGCCGTCAAGCTGACGCCTGATCGGCGCGCCTACTTCGATGCGCAGATCAGGGACTTCACCATGGTCCGCATGAGCGTCGCCCTGCGCATGTGGGTGCTGAAGAAAGACTACGTTCGCGCCTATGAGCTCTATACGCGGCTGATGCTGGGCGGCTTCGAGCACCATCCCGACGTGCAGCAGGCAAGAGGGGCGCTGCCCCTCATGGTCGCACTTCAGACCGTCGCCTGGCACACGAACGCGATCGCGGAAATCGATCGGCTTGTTCTTCATGGCGTCGACGACCCTGGCGCGATCGAGGCACTGTTGCGCGAACTCGGCCTGCGCTCCGAAATCGCTGTCGTGCCGTCAACAACACAATTGACGGCGGATGAGGTCGCCCGCACCGCGGTGTTCATTACCGCCGATAGCGACCGCAAGCATTATCTGCGCAACGGCCACCCGCCGAACATGGTGGTCAGCGAGGGCGATATTCTCAGCCATGTGCTGACCTAA
- a CDS encoding DUF930 domain-containing protein: MKTIAYPLIFAATFSPALAMDQSLVRQFEKLDPQTRLEQRCDTEAMERINADKSTFKPDKVIAYTFAEPVVKEDKMKAPGAVFRSKGEWYKLKFKCRTDAEHLDVLSFEYKIGELVPHENWDEFYLYP; this comes from the coding sequence ATGAAGACAATCGCGTACCCGCTCATCTTCGCCGCCACATTTTCGCCGGCGCTGGCGATGGATCAGTCCCTGGTACGCCAGTTCGAAAAGCTCGATCCGCAGACCCGGCTGGAACAGCGGTGCGACACCGAGGCGATGGAGCGCATCAACGCCGACAAGTCGACCTTCAAGCCGGACAAGGTGATCGCCTACACCTTCGCCGAGCCGGTCGTGAAGGAAGACAAGATGAAGGCGCCGGGCGCAGTCTTCCGCAGCAAGGGCGAATGGTACAAGCTGAAGTTCAAGTGCCGCACCGACGCTGAGCACCTGGATGTCCTGTCGTTCGAATACAAGATCGGCGAACTCGTGCCGCACGAGAACTGGGACGAGTTCTACCTCTACCCCTGA
- a CDS encoding YbaK/EbsC family protein: protein MSLTSVKDFFSQHAPDIDVIELQQSTATVALAAEGHGVEPAQIAKTLALRVGDDVILIVTRGDARLDNKKYKARFGTKARMLGFDEVEAETGHPVGGVCPFGLAKPHNIYCDLSLKAYDIVVPAAGATNAAVHISPARIVELTGAEWIDVSET from the coding sequence ATGAGCCTGACCTCCGTCAAAGACTTCTTTTCCCAGCATGCCCCAGATATCGACGTCATCGAGCTTCAACAGAGCACCGCCACGGTTGCGCTGGCGGCAGAAGGCCACGGTGTCGAGCCCGCGCAAATTGCCAAGACCTTGGCGCTTCGTGTCGGCGACGATGTGATCCTCATCGTCACGCGCGGCGACGCCCGCCTCGACAACAAGAAGTACAAGGCCCGCTTCGGCACCAAGGCCCGCATGCTCGGCTTCGATGAGGTGGAGGCGGAGACCGGCCACCCGGTGGGCGGCGTATGCCCCTTCGGCCTTGCCAAGCCGCACAACATCTATTGCGACTTGTCGCTCAAGGCCTATGACATCGTGGTGCCAGCCGCCGGTGCCACCAATGCAGCGGTACACATCAGCCCCGCCCGCATCGTCGAGCTGACCGGGGCCGAATGGATCGATGTATCGGAAACGTAG
- a CDS encoding GlsB/YeaQ/YmgE family stress response membrane protein, with the protein MGIESILVFLIVGAIAGWLAGLIVKGFGFGLIGNMVVGIIGAFIAGFLFPAIGISLGSGILSAILHATIGAVILLVLIRIVKQA; encoded by the coding sequence ATGGGCATCGAAAGCATCCTCGTATTCCTGATCGTCGGCGCAATCGCAGGCTGGCTCGCCGGTCTCATCGTCAAAGGCTTTGGCTTCGGCCTGATCGGCAACATGGTGGTCGGCATCATCGGCGCTTTCATCGCTGGTTTCCTCTTCCCGGCGATCGGCATCAGCCTCGGCAGCGGTATTCTTTCGGCCATCCTGCACGCCACGATCGGCGCCGTCATCCTTCTGGTGCTGATCCGGATCGTCAAACAGGCCTGA
- the rhaI gene encoding L-rhamnose catabolism isomerase, giving the protein MTTTMISQTTVEAENESRLAALRRDYESLGERLDRRGIAIDAIKNKVAAYGVAVPSWGVGTGGTRFARFPGKGEPRNIFDKLEDCAVIQQLTRATPTVSLHIPWDKVSDLSALKQKGTSLGLGFDAMNSNTFSDAPGQEHSYKFGSLSHSDAATRAQAVDHNLECIEIGRQLGSKALTVWVGDGSNFPGQSNFTRAFERYLDAMKAVYAALPDDWRVYTEHKMFEPAFYSTVVQDWGTNYLIAQELGPKAFCLVDLGHHAPNVNIEMIVARLIQFGKLGGFHFNDSKYGDDDLDTGSIDPYRLFLVFNELVDAETRRAKGFQPAHMLDQSHNVTDPIESLMTSATEVCRAYAQALIVDRQALQGYQDDNDALMASETLKAAFRTDVEPILAMARLENGGAVAPVAAYRKSGYRAKVSAERPAVAGGGGGII; this is encoded by the coding sequence ATGACCACCACCATGATCAGCCAGACAACGGTCGAGGCAGAGAACGAAAGCCGTCTTGCGGCACTTCGACGGGATTACGAGAGCCTTGGTGAGCGGCTCGATCGCCGGGGAATCGCAATAGACGCCATCAAGAACAAGGTCGCCGCCTATGGCGTCGCCGTTCCCTCCTGGGGCGTCGGCACCGGCGGCACACGCTTTGCCCGCTTTCCCGGCAAGGGCGAGCCACGCAACATCTTCGACAAGCTCGAAGATTGTGCCGTCATCCAGCAACTGACCCGGGCAACGCCGACCGTGTCGCTGCACATTCCCTGGGACAAGGTGTCGGACCTTTCCGCGCTGAAGCAGAAGGGCACATCGCTTGGTCTCGGCTTTGACGCAATGAATTCCAACACGTTTTCCGACGCGCCAGGCCAGGAGCATTCCTACAAGTTCGGCTCACTGTCGCATAGCGACGCCGCAACGCGCGCCCAAGCGGTGGACCACAATCTCGAATGCATCGAGATCGGCCGGCAACTCGGCTCCAAGGCGTTGACGGTTTGGGTCGGCGACGGCTCCAATTTTCCCGGCCAGAGCAACTTCACCCGCGCCTTCGAGCGTTATCTCGATGCAATGAAAGCGGTATATGCGGCGCTTCCGGATGACTGGCGGGTCTATACCGAGCACAAGATGTTCGAGCCGGCGTTCTACTCGACCGTGGTCCAGGACTGGGGCACCAACTACCTCATTGCCCAGGAACTCGGCCCCAAGGCCTTCTGCCTCGTCGATCTCGGCCACCATGCGCCGAACGTCAATATCGAGATGATCGTCGCCCGGCTCATCCAGTTCGGCAAGCTCGGCGGCTTCCACTTCAACGATTCGAAATATGGCGATGACGACCTCGATACGGGCTCGATCGACCCCTACCGCCTGTTCCTCGTCTTCAACGAGCTGGTGGACGCAGAAACGCGCCGGGCCAAGGGCTTCCAGCCGGCGCATATGCTCGACCAGAGCCACAACGTCACCGATCCGATCGAAAGCCTGATGACGAGCGCGACCGAGGTCTGCCGCGCCTATGCGCAAGCGCTGATCGTCGACCGTCAGGCGCTTCAAGGCTATCAGGACGACAACGACGCCCTGATGGCAAGCGAGACGCTGAAGGCCGCCTTCCGCACCGATGTCGAGCCGATCCTTGCGATGGCGCGGCTTGAGAACGGCGGCGCGGTGGCGCCGGTCGCGGCCTATCGCAAGAGCGGCTACCGCGCCAAGGTTTCGGCCGAACGCCCGGCCGTAGCCGGCGGCGGCGGCGGTATCATCTGA